A region from the Silene latifolia isolate original U9 population chromosome 7, ASM4854445v1, whole genome shotgun sequence genome encodes:
- the LOC141592219 gene encoding DNA replication licensing factor MCM6 — translation MDNYGAFFIDEKAVTLENVFLDFLKSFRSDPNAREPYYLSEIDVMETTESSTMFIDFSHVMQFNDALQRAISDEYLRFEPYLRNACKRFVNEQKPKVVADDNPNKDINVAFYNIPLVKRLRELATAEIGRLVSVTGVVTRTSEVRPELLQGTFKCLDCGTVIKNVEQQFKYTEPTICVNATCANRTRWALLRQESKFADWQRARMQETSKEIPAGSLPRSLDIILRHEIVEKARAGDTVIFTGTVVVIPDILALTSPGERAEFRRDSSQRKGAAVGNEGVRGLKALGVRDLSYRLAFIANSVQIVDGRRDVDIRNRKMDADEDESQQFAAEELDEIQRMRNTPDFFNKLVDSIAPTVFGHQDIKRAILLMLLSGIHKSTQEGINLRGDINVCIVGDPSCAKSQFLKYTAGLVPRSVYTSGKSSSAAGLTATVAKEPETGEFCIEAGALMLADNGICCIDEFDKMDVKDQVAIHEAMEQQTISITKAGIQATLNARTSILAAANPAGGRYDKTKPLKYNVALPPAILSRFDLVYVMIDDPDDQTDYHIAHHIVRVHQKREEALSPTFTTAQLKRYIAYAKTLKPKLSSEARKLLVQSYVTLRRGDAAPGSRVAYRMTVRQLEALIRLSEAIARSHLEIQVLPRHVTIAVRLLKTSVISVESSEIDLSEFEEEINVAGVSADASEGPQPATGTTEDASIPTGNGGSKSKEQNLVITDEHYDRVTHILVMRLRQLVESAEQEGTALLGTRQKDLIQWYVAQQNEKNSYTSMEEARNDVKIIRAIIQKLVKEGHLIVVDDGRQAPVEGENPAEQPSVSKDDRILAVAPNYVIEY, via the exons ATGGATAACTATGGCGCATTCTTCATCGACGAAAAAGCTGTCACTCTCGAAAATGTCTTCCTTGACTTCCTCAAAAG CTTTCGATCCGACCCGAATGCAAGGGAACCGTATTACCTATCCGAGATTGACGTCATGGAGACAACTGAATCATCTACTATGTTCATTGATTTCTCACATGTCATGCAATTCAACGACGCCTTACAGCGCGCCATTTCTGATGAGTATCTAAG GTTTGAGCCGTATTTGAGGAATGCTTGTAAGAGATTTGTGAATGAGCAGAAGCCTAAAGTTGTTGCTGATGATAATCCGAATAAGGATATTAATGTCGCTTTCtataatattcctttggtgaaaAG ACTAAGAGAGTTAGCCACAGCAGAAATAGGCAGATTAGTGTCAGTGACGGGAGTGGTTACTCGTACCAGTGAGGTTAGACCAGAGCTACTCCAAGGTACTTTCAAGTGTTTGGATTGTGGCACCGTCATTAAGAATGTCGAACAGCAATTCAAGTATACTGAG CCAACAATATGTGTGAATGCGACCTGTGCAAACAGGACAAGGTGGGCGTTGCTTAGACAAGAAAGTAAGTTTGCAGATTGGCAAAGAGCGAGAATGCAGGAAACCTCTAAGGAGATACCAGCTGGGTCGCTGCCTAGGTCGCTGGATATCATTCTACGCCATGAGATTGTTGAAAAGGCTAGAGCTGGTGACAC GGTCATATTCACCGGGACCGTGGTTGTTATCCCGGACATATTAGCATTGACATCTCCGGGTGAGAGAGCGGAATTTAGACGAGATTCTTCTCAGCGAAAGGGCGCTGCTGTTGGGAATGAAGGAGTTCGAGGTCTCAAAGCTTTGGGAGTGAGAGATCTTTCATATCGTTTAGCTTTTATTGCCAACTCAGTGCAG ATTGTTGATGGAAGGCGAGATGTTGACATAAGGAACAGGAAAATGGATGCTGATGAGGATGAGAGCCAGCAGTTTGCG GCAGAGGAGCTCGATGAGATACAAAGAATGAGAAATACCCCTGACTTTTTCAATAAACTGGTTGATAGCATTGCCCCAACTGTGTTTGGTCACCAAGATATCAAGCGGGCAATTCTTCTTATGCTGCTAAGTGGTATTCACAAGAGCACCCAAGAAGGCATCAACTTAAGAGGAGACATTAATGTTTGCATTGTGGGAGATCCTAGCTGTGCAAAGTCCCAGTTCCTGAA ATATACAGCAGGCCTAGTTCCTAGATCTGTCTACACCTCAGGGAAATCATCATCTGCTGCCGGTTTGACTGCAACTGTAGCTAAAGAACCCGAAACTGGAGAATTCTGTATTGAG GCTGGAGCACTGATGCTAGCAGATAATGGCATTTGTTGTATTGATGAGTTTGATAAAATGGACGTTAAAGACCAG GTTGCTATTCATGAAGCAATGGAACAACAAACAATAAGTATAACCAAAGCAGGAATCCAGGCTACCCTGAACGCTAGAACATCAATTTTAGCTGCTGCCAACCCAGCTGGAGGGCGCTATGACAAAACTAAGCCACTCAAG TACAATGTGGCTCTACCTCCAGCTATCCTTTCAAGGTTTGATCTGGTGTATGTTATGATAGATGATCCAGATGATCAAACTGATTACCACATTGCTCATCACATTGTTCGAGTACATCAAAAGCGGGAGGAAGcattgtcaccaacctttacTACTGCTCAGCTAAAGCGATACATTGCATATGCAAAAACATTGAAACCAAAG CTAAGTTCAGAAGCCAGAAAATTGTTAGTTCAGTCATATGTCACTCTTCGAAGAGGAGACGCAGCTCCAGGAAGCAGAGTTGCTTATAGAATGACAGTAAGACAGTTGGAGGCTCTCATCCGGCTGTCAGAAGCCATTGCTCGAAGTCATCTGGAAATACAG GTGCTACCACGCCATGTCACTATTGCAGTTCGACTACTTAAAACATCAGTAATTAG TGTTGAATCCAGCGAAATTGATTTGTCAGAGTTCGAAGAAGAAATCAATGTTGCTGGTGTAAGTGCTGATGCTTCTGAGGGACCTCAGCCTGCCACAGGAACAACTGAAGATGCTTCGATTCCCACTG GAAATGGAGGATCTAAAAGCAAGGAACAGAACTTGGTGATAACAGATGAACATTATGACAGAGTAACACATATACTTGTGATGCGACTTAGACAGCTTGTAGAATCCGCAGAGCAAGAAG GCACAGCTCTCCTCGGTACACGACAGAAAGATTTGATACAATGGTATGTTGCACAGCAAAATGAGAAAAATAGCTATACCTCAATGGAAGAAGCCCGCAATGATGTTAAAATAATCAGAGCTATTATTCAG AAATTAGTAAAAGAAGGTCATTTGATTGTAGTGGATGATGGTAGGCAAGCGCCTGTTGAAGGCGAGAATCCTGCAGAGCAACCTTCAGTATCGAAAGATGATAGAATTTTGGCAGTTGCTCCAAATTACGTTATTGAATATTGA
- the LOC141592221 gene encoding phosphatidate phosphatase PAH1, with translation MNVVGRVGSLITQGVYSVATPFHPFGGAVDIIVVQQQDGTFRSTPWYVQFGKFQGVLKGAEKIVRINVNGVEANFHMYLDNSGEAYFVREADSGQGGENDRVSTDEKEGAFGHSLSIDNSQCNINNDSVENCRIQSTLSDPGVLRDEYSTFRAEQLDRTDSDVCRFYDFQDDQSLEGELSPEYGSSRFDNLETVETFVEAQGSDSEMVLVSVDGHILTAPILSSEQNTEDLQRDTPQFHLGPGKGNGFCEEDAEFTVTESAWNSEYINDLDASSNKLVSVVESCEDNSIVVEKCKVDGHAYQIQIRDTIDVSKARDSMGINDTHALESTEGCDECGFKSLKEDGNHDRKGEEHTKDVHEAYGVENMHNSEHREKENAQGDHDCLVSDVDDLSPGAKSDKFRSCLDLTLSGIGETSEGEDPTLKVKEQSILSVEENSLESIESLNHTEREHTPELPRSDVGVGTNVAISIIPEDKNDDDSSPSALEQEQAEAGDNTETESNRSEGLSPRISSSTEQEQTKGEDFTQTEQSGSESEVLNQHIRNSSEQEQGNLNTSLEISLCGHLLRPGMGLDAANEAFNSNRISEEEFRSTAVSIVKNENLVIRYKEKYFLWDHAAHIVLGITAFGLDLSIESKDAIQVEQEVIPKPEENDPGSASGRRWRLWPIPFRRVKTIQSSASSSTDDVFVDSESISQNPSLQLTPTSLSGTPRSTPSSKSPLKRIVRTNIPTNLQIESLNLKEGQNDVTFSFSTRVLGLQQVQAHIYLWKWNARIVISDVDGTITKSDVLGQFMPLVGKDWSQSGVARLFSAIKENGYQLLFLSARAIVQAYLTKSFLFNLKQDGKTLPNGPVVISPNGLFPSLFREVIRRAPHEFKIACLEDIKALFPPDYNPFYAGFGNRDTDELTYRKLGIPKGKIFIINPKGEVAINHQIDVKSYTSLHTLVNDMFPPTSLVEQEDYNSWNYWKIPLVDIDV, from the exons ATGAATGTGGTGGGTAGAGTTGGGAGTTTAATAACACAAGGTGTGTATTCAGTGGCCACCCCGTTTCATCCGTTTGGCGGGGCGGTCGATATCATTGTTGTTCAACAACAAGATGGGACCTTTAGGAGTACCCCTTGGTATGTACAATTTGGCAAATTTCAGGGTGTTTTAAAAGGCGCTGAAAAGATTGTCCGGATTAATGTAAATGGGGTTGAGGCTAACTTCCATATGTATCTTGATAATTCCGGTGAAGCTTATTTTGTAAGAGAAGCCGATTCAGGTCAAGGGGGTGAGAATGATCGGGTGTCAACGGACGAGAAAGAAGGTGCTTTTGGGCATAGTCTTAGTATAGATAATAGTCAGTGTAATATAAATAATGACAGTGTTGAAAATTGTAGGATTCAGAGCACATTGTCGGATCCTGGGGTCTTGAGAGATGAATATTCTACATTTCGGGCTGAGCAGTTAGATAGGACCGATTCTGATGTGTGTAGGTTTTATGACTTTCAAGATGATCAGTCTTTAGAAGGTGAGTTGTCACCTGAGTATGGATCGAGCCGGTTTGATAATTTGGAGACGGTGGAGACTTTTGTGGAAGCACAGGGCTCGGATTCTGAAATGGTATTGGTTAGTGTAGATGGGCATATTTTAACAGCCCCAATCTTGTCTTCTGAGCAAAATACTGAGGATTTGCAACGAGATACACCTCAATTTCATTTAGGGCCAGGTAAAGGTAATGGTTTTTGTGAAGAAGATGCTGAGTTTACCGTCACCGAGAGTGCGTGGAATTCTGAATATATTAATGATCTAGATGCCTCATCGAATAAACTTGTGTCGGTTGTTGAATCCTGTGAAGACAACAGTATTGTTGTCGAGAAGTGCAAGGTTGACGGCCATGCATATCAAATTCAAATAAGGGATACCATTGATGTGTCAAAAGCACGAGATAGTATGGGAATAAATGACACACATGCTTTAGAATCCACTGAAGGATGTGATGAGTGTGGGTTTAAATCTCTTAAAGAAGATGGAAACCATGATAGAAAAGGTGAAGAACACACCAAAGATGTACATGAAGCTTATGGAGTTGAAAATATGCATAATTCCGAACACCGGGAAAAAGAGAATGCACAAGGAGATCACGATTGTTTGGTTTCTGATGTTGATGACTTGTCTCCTGGTGCCAAAAGTGATAAGTTCCGGAGCTGTTTGGATTTGACATTATCAGGGATTGGTGAAACCTCAGAAGGTGAGGATCCTACCTTGAAGGTCAAAGAGCAATCAATATTATCTGTGGAAGAGAATTCTTTGGAGAGCATTGAATCATTAAATCATACGGAGAGAGAACATACTCCAGAATTACCTCGGTCCGATGTTGGAGTAGGTACTAATGTTGCCATCAGCATCATTCCCGAGGATAAGAATGATGATGATTCATCTCCTTCAGCTTTAGAGCAAGAGCAAGCAGAGGCGGGAGATAACACTGAAACTGAATCAAATAGAAGTGAAGGTCTCAGTCCACGAATTAGCAGCTCTACTGAGCAAGAGCAAACAAAGGGGGAAGATTTTACTCAAACTGAACAAAGTGGAAGTGAAAGTGAAGTTCTCAATCAACACATCAGGAACTCTTCTGAGCAAGAGCAGGGTAATTTGAACACAT CCCTAGAGATATCTCTTTGTGGCCACCTACTTCGGCCTGGTATGGGATTGGATGCAGCTAATGAAGCTTTCAATTCTAATCGGATTTCCGAGGAAGAGTTTCGAAGCACTGCAGTATCAATAGTTAAGAATGAAAATCTTGTTATAAGATATAAAGAGAAATACTTTCTCTGGGATCATGCTGCCCACATTGTCCTAGGAATTACTGCGTTTGGCTTAGATCTATCTATCGAATCCAAAGACGCAATTCAAGTAGAACAGGAAGTGATTCCAAAACCCGAGGAAAATGACCCAGGAAGTGCCTCTGGACGCAGATGGAGGCTTTGGCCAATTCCATTCAGAAGAGTTAAGACAATTCAAAGTTCCGCTAGCAGTTCCACAGACGATGTATTTGTTGACTCTGAATCAATTTCTCAGAACCCATCTCTTCAACTAACTCCAACTTCACTTAGTGGCACACCAAGATCAACACCTAGCTCAAAGTCGCCTCTCAAGAGAATTGTCAGGACTAACATCCCCACTAACCTGCAAATAGAATCTTTGAACTTGAAAGAAGGTCAAAATGATGTGACTTTCAGTTTCAGCACCAGGGTCCTGGGATTACAGCAG GTCCAGGCGCACATTTATTTGTGGAAGTGGAATGCACGAATTGTTATATCTGATGTTGATGGGACCATAACCAA ATCAGATGTTCTTGGTCAATTTATGCCTCTGGTTGGAAAGGATTGGTCACAATCTGGTGTGGCTCGCTTGTTCTCGGCCATCAAG GAGAATGGATACCAGCTACTATTTCTTAGCGCGCGTGCTATTGTCCAGGCTTATTTGACTAAAAGCTTCTTATTCAACCTGAAACAG GATGGAAAAACACTGCCAAATGGACCTGTTGTTATTTCGCCTAATGGATTATTTCCTTCTTTATTTCGTGAAG TAATTAGAAGAGCTCCTCATGAATTCAAGATAGCATGTTTGGAG GACATCAAGGCTCTATTTCCACCAGACTACAACCCATTTTATGCGGGATTTGGGAACAGAGACACAGATGAGCTAACATACAGAAAACTCGGGATTCCAAAGGGAAAAATATTCATCATTAACCCAAAG GGGGAGGTCGCCATTAACCATCAAATTGATGTCAAGTCATACACTTCCTTACATACTCTGGTCAACGACATGTTCCCACCTACATCCTTGGTTGAGCAG GAGGATTATAACTCGTGGAATTATTGGAAAATACCGTTGGTGGATATTGACGTGTAG
- the LOC141592220 gene encoding uncharacterized protein LOC141592220 isoform X2: MAALPADDRDLDDDALWAVIDSAAAATAASYSSPATTISRYRKPLTPTTNTSKFLSPSPKFLSPPPPPQYHHRNNYSNSPITDDFRRPAKILRSSSSCISELSHTSPHSAAAVNRWPINPVYQVKELSPYVQENVSPTIVDRRVDDNKENFTHCLSGRYPTVSLFKDYQKAAMEVLEKSDYTMISGNPYIKKSGWRKIAFYFNVSFEIKDKTIEFDDNRNVQRAEFLIRASMHGRFSDGWGSCERREKKFMKPNNDIPSTAETRAKNKACQDLIGIGSSWCKP, translated from the exons ATGGCGGCACTTCCAGCGGACGACAGAGACCTCGACGACGACGCACTTTGGGCCGTTATCGACTCCGCCGCCGCCGCGACCGCCGCCTCATACTCTTCCCCCGCCACTACCATCTCTCGCTACCGTAAACCCCTCACTCCAACCACCAATACCTCCAAATTCCTCTCTCCGTCGCCAAAATTCCTCTCTCCACCGCCGCCGCCGCAGTATCACCACCGCAACAACTACTCCAATTCTCCGATTACCGACGACTTTCGCCGGCCTGCGAAAATCCTTCGGTCATCGTCTTCCTGCATTTCTGAGCTCAGCCACACTAGTCCTCATTCCGCCGCAGCTGTCAATCGCTGGCCGATTAATCCGGTGTATCAGGTGAAAGAGTTAAGTCCTTATGTTCAGGAGAATGTTTCGCCTACGATTGTTGATCGTCGTGTTGATgataataaggagaattttacgCATTGTTTGTCTGGCCGATATCCTACTGTTTCGCTCTTTAAAGATTATCAGAAAGCTGCTATGGAG GTTCTTGAGAAATCAGACTATACCATGATATCTGGGAATCCTTATATCAAAAAGTCAG GTTGGAGAAAGATTGCGTTTTACTTCAATGTCTCGTTTGAAATCAAGGACAAGACAATTGAATTTGATGACAACCGAAATGTTCAACGTGCTGAATTTTTAATCCGTGCATCTATGCA TGGTAGGTTTTCTGATGGATGGGGTTCCTGTGAACGTCGGGAAAAAAAGTTTATGAAGCCAAACAACGACATACCCAGTACAGCCGAAACCAGAGCAAAGAACAAGGCATGCCAG GACCTGATAGGCATTGGCTCGAGCTGGTGCAAGCCATAG
- the LOC141592220 gene encoding uncharacterized protein LOC141592220 isoform X1 encodes MAALPADDRDLDDDALWAVIDSAAAATAASYSSPATTISRYRKPLTPTTNTSKFLSPSPKFLSPPPPPQYHHRNNYSNSPITDDFRRPAKILRSSSSCISELSHTSPHSAAAVNRWPINPVYQVKELSPYVQENVSPTIVDRRVDDNKENFTHCLSGRYPTVSLFKDYQKAAMEVLEKSDYTMISGNPYIKKSGWRKIAFYFNVSFEIKDKTIEFDDNRNVQRAEFLIRASMQSGRFSDGWGSCERREKKFMKPNNDIPSTAETRAKNKACQDLIGIGSSWCKP; translated from the exons ATGGCGGCACTTCCAGCGGACGACAGAGACCTCGACGACGACGCACTTTGGGCCGTTATCGACTCCGCCGCCGCCGCGACCGCCGCCTCATACTCTTCCCCCGCCACTACCATCTCTCGCTACCGTAAACCCCTCACTCCAACCACCAATACCTCCAAATTCCTCTCTCCGTCGCCAAAATTCCTCTCTCCACCGCCGCCGCCGCAGTATCACCACCGCAACAACTACTCCAATTCTCCGATTACCGACGACTTTCGCCGGCCTGCGAAAATCCTTCGGTCATCGTCTTCCTGCATTTCTGAGCTCAGCCACACTAGTCCTCATTCCGCCGCAGCTGTCAATCGCTGGCCGATTAATCCGGTGTATCAGGTGAAAGAGTTAAGTCCTTATGTTCAGGAGAATGTTTCGCCTACGATTGTTGATCGTCGTGTTGATgataataaggagaattttacgCATTGTTTGTCTGGCCGATATCCTACTGTTTCGCTCTTTAAAGATTATCAGAAAGCTGCTATGGAG GTTCTTGAGAAATCAGACTATACCATGATATCTGGGAATCCTTATATCAAAAAGTCAG GTTGGAGAAAGATTGCGTTTTACTTCAATGTCTCGTTTGAAATCAAGGACAAGACAATTGAATTTGATGACAACCGAAATGTTCAACGTGCTGAATTTTTAATCCGTGCATCTATGCA AAGTGGTAGGTTTTCTGATGGATGGGGTTCCTGTGAACGTCGGGAAAAAAAGTTTATGAAGCCAAACAACGACATACCCAGTACAGCCGAAACCAGAGCAAAGAACAAGGCATGCCAG GACCTGATAGGCATTGGCTCGAGCTGGTGCAAGCCATAG